The genomic segment GACTAGTATATATAAAAATAAATCCGGAGGATTTTATAATGACACAAGCAAACTTTGGTGTTGTCGGAATGGCTGTTATGGGGAAAAATCTTGCCCTTAACGTTGAGTCACGTGGCTATACTGTTGCTCTTTTCAATCGGACAACTTCAAAAACAGAAGAAGTCGTTGCCGAACATCCAGACAAGAATTTTGTTCTCACAAAAACAGTTGAAGAATTTGTAGCAGCCATCGAAAAACCTCGTCGTATCATGCTAATGGTACAAGCAGGTAACGCTACCGATGCGACAATTAAGTCACTTTTGCCTCACTTGGATAAAGGTGATATTCTAATTGATGGTGGGAATACACATTTCCCAGATACAATGCGACGTAATGCGGAACTGGCCGATTCAGGAATTAACTTTATTGGGACAGGTGTTTCAGGGGAGAAAAAGGTGCTTTAGAAGGACCTTCAATCATGCCGGGAGGTCAAAGAGAAGCGTATGAACTTGTTGCTCCGATTCTTGAAGAAATCTCTGCTAAAGCTCCACAAGATGGCGCACCATGTGTGGCTTATATGGGTCCAAATGGAGCAGGTCACTATGTGAAAATGGTTCATAATGGAATCGAATATGGTGATATGCAACTTATTGCAGAGTCATATGATCTTCTGAAACGTGTGATTGGACTTGATAATGCTGAGATTCAAGCTATTTTTGAAGAATGGAATGAAGGAGAGCTTGATAGCTATCTCATTGAAATCACTAAAGAAGTATTGAAGCGTAAGGACGACGAAGATACGGACAATTATATTGTTGACGTTATTCTTGACAAAGCGGGGAATAAGGGAACAGGTAAATGGACATCACAATCTGCACTTGACCTCGGTGTTCCATTGCCATTGATTACCGAATCAGTATTTGCTCGTTTCATCTCAACTTATAAAGACGAACGCGTGAAAGCAAGCAGTATTTTGTCTGGACCTACAGCAAATTTCTCAGGCGATAAGAAAGAAGTTGTTGAAAAAATCCGTCAAGCGCTATATTTCTCAAAAATCATGAGTTATGCTCAAGGCTTTGCCCAGCTTCGTCAAGCCTCTAAAGAGTACGATTGGGATCTTCCATATGCTACCATTGCACAAATCTGGCGTGCTGGATGTATCATTCGTGCAGAATTTCTGCAAAATATTACTGATGCCTTTAATAAAGATAATGCTCTTGAAAATCTTTTGCTTGATGACTACTTCATTGACATCACAAAACGTTATCAAGAATCTGTCCGTGATGTTGTAACACTTGCTGTTCAATCTGGTATTCCTGTACCAACATTCACATCAGCTATCAGCTATTATGATAGTTACCGTTCGGCAAATCTTCCAGCTAACTTGATTCAAGCACAACGTGATTACTTTGGTGCACATACTTATGAACGTACAGATCGTCCTGGAATTTTCCACTACGACTGGTATACAGAAGACTAAAAATAGACTCCTTTTGGAGTCTTTTTTCTTTTATAATTTTGGAAATCTGATGTCTGAGAGAAAATATGCTACAATGAATGAGTGAAGTGCGAAGTTTTTAAATTACTTCCGAAATAAATAAAATAAGCACAATGGGTACTGACAATGATAAAAAATTCTGTCAGTTGAGAAAGACCATCAGACCTGATCAGGTTAATACTTGCGTAGGGATGTGTATGTATTTCCAAAGGATATTTCTTTTAAACTATTATTTGGAAAATCATTTTTCTCTTTTTAATTATCCCTCCTTGTGCAAACAAAGGAGTTTTTTTATGTCTATTTTGACACAAATTCAAAAAGTAAAACCGTTAGTGTTGAACCTTGCAAATCAAGTCACCACGCAAAGAGTAGCTGACGTCATAAGTTTTTTGGGTGCATCACCTTTAATGACAAAGGAAATTCAAGAAATTGAGTCTTTACTTACTATTGCGGATGCCCTAGTAGTCAATATTGGAACAATCAGTGAAGCTGATGGACCAATATTTCTTAAAGCTTGTCAATTGGCAAATCAAATGAATAAACCGATAGTTTTAGACCCTGTTGCAGTTAATGTTCCTTACCGTGCAAGTGTAGTCAACCAACTGTTAAATGCTGTAAGTTTTGACATTATCCGCGGCAACGCAGCAGAGATTGCTTGGTTTGCTGACAAAAAAGTTGTCAGTAAAGGAATTGATGCACTAGAGCTGACAGTAAGTCCAGAAAATGCAAAAATTGCTGCAAAAAGAACGGGAGCGATTATTGTCCAAACAGGGAAAACGGATGTTGTTACTGACGGAAATAAAGTCTTATTTGTCAGTACTGACAGCCCACTTTTTAAGGTAAATGTAGGGTGTGGCGATATGTTATCAGCGACAATTGGAACTTTTGTGGCAGTATCAGATAATCTTATCCAATCTGCTTATGAAGCAACGAAATTTTTTGGCGAAGCAGGAGTGCGGGCTACAGAGGATGTTCAGAATTTACCAGGAATGTTCATAAATGCATTTCTTGATGAAATTTATCAAAAAGCAAGAGAGGCAAAATAAAAAGTGGAAGATTTACAGGTTTCACCAGAGCGAAGAACGGCAGGAGCATGGGATTCATTCGCAACATGGGTTAATGCAAATGCGAATAATGGTACTTGGTTTACAGGCGGTGTAATAGCTGCGGCAGGTGTGTGGACAGCATCGGTTGATTTAGTTATTGTTGGATTGATGTCTTACGCTTTTTTATCTATTGCAGCATATATGGGCTATAAAACAGGTTTACCCGCGATGTATTTGACTCGACCTTCGTTTGGAGTTCGAGGTTCAGTTTTACCTTCAATGATTAACATTATTCAATTTATGGGTTGGGCAGCGGCAAACACATTTATTGCGGCAGTGTCAATGGCTATGATGCTCAATGCCTTATTCAAATTTCCAGCAATCAATTCGAATAATGCTTACATCAGCATTGGTACAGGAATCTTTATTATGATGATTTTACACCTTTTATCTGTATCTATGGGAGAAAAATCAATTCGAATATTGGAACGTTTTGGGATTTGGTTGATTTATATTTTAGTGCTTTGGGAAATGATTGTTGTTTTTCATGATTTTTCTTGGCATCAGTTGATAAATTGGAAGCCAGCAATAAATATCAAAATGTCTTCTGGAAAAGTTATTGATACATTGGCAGTTTTTAATCTTGGGTGGGCAATGGCTGGTTCAGATTTTTCAAGATTTGCTAAAAATAAAAAAGCAGCACTTGCAGTATCCTTTATCGGTGTAAATATAGGAACATGGTGGTTCGCTTCAATCGGTATGTTTTCTACGATTGCGATGGCTTTAAGTTTGAACAACTTCAATCCAGAAAATTCAGATCCATCTGTTGTTGCAACAAAACTTGGTCTAGGCTTGGTGGCATTATTAGTTATTGTTATCACATCAACTACCTCAAATGCAGTCAGCCTGTTAGCAGCAGGTTCAGCTTATAACAATATCTTTAAGAGAACAAGTTTCAATCGTTCATTGGTTATTGTAACCATTCTTGCTTCATTGATTTCATTTATCCCACTTATCATCAATAGTTTTTTAGCAAGTTTTACCGCATTTCTTTCGGTAATTGGGATGACAATGATTCCTGTGATTCCTATTTTTTTGATTGATTTTTATATCCTTAACAATCAAAAATATGATATTTCAGCATTGGATAAAGCAGGTGGAGTCTATTGGTACAATAAAGGAATTAACTGGATTGCTGTCATTTCTTGGGGAATTGGTGTACTTGCTTATAACTTATTTCAACGATGGACAATGGTGAGTGATGTTATTGGAGCAAGTTTTGAAAGTTTGATTTTAGCAGGTTTCAGTTACTTTTTGTTGACAAAAACACTTAGAAAGTAGGACAATAATGATAGAAGTACCACAAGTAGTGACAATCGCAGGGATTGATTCGAGCGGTGGCGCTGGTATTAATGCAGATACTAAAACATTTCATAATCAAAAAGTTTATGCTGCGACAATTGTCACAGGACTGACGGCACAAAATACCTATGGTGTGCAAAATATTGCTCCTAGCCATCCAGAATTTATTCTTTCACAATTTGATTCTGTATTCTCTGATCTAGAGATTTCTGCAGCGAAAACGGGAGCATTGTTCGGTAAAGCTCAAGTTGAAGCAGTTATTGAGGGACTGAAAAAATACAAAGTCAATCATCTCATCGTTGATCCTGTAATGATAGCAAAAGGAGGAGCAAGATTATTATCTAATGATGCAATAGAGCTCATCAAAAAGGAGTTGCTTCCTTTGGCAGAGGTCATCATTCCAAATATAGAAGAAGCTGAAGTAATGGTTGGCTATAAGATTGAAAATCGCCAAGCACTTATTTGCGCTTTAAAAAATTTACAGAGGATGGGCGCTAAAAATGTACTAATCAAAGGAGGACATACAGACAGTGAAGTTGTGTCAGATGTTTTACTGACAGGAGATGGAAAAATAAGTCATTATGATTCAAAAAGAATAATGACAAGCCGAACGCATGGTACAGGAGATACTTTGTCGTCTTATATTACAGCTCACCTTGCCCAAGGAGAGACATTGATTGAGATAATGCCCAAGGCAAAAGCCTTTATTCTGGCTACGATTAAGGAAACGATTCATGTAGGACATGGGCATGGTCCACTGAATCATTGGGTGAACACAGATGAATAAAGAATTTTTAAGATGCTATTTCATTGCGGGACCACAAAATTTTCCAGGATTATCTATCTGGGAAGCGCAAGAAAAAATTGTTTTAATCATGAAAAGTGGTGTAACTGCTTATCAATTTAGAGATAAAGGTACAGTTTATCAAAATGATAGACAGCGCCTAGAATTAGCCCAAAGCCTGAGAGACACAGCAAGAAAACTTGGAATTCCTTTCATAGTAAATGATGATGTTGGTTTGGCAATAACACTAAAAGCTGATGGAGTTCATTTAGGACAAAATGATGAAAAATTGAGTGATGCAAGACAAAAAGTTGGGCGTTCAATGATTATTGGACTTTCAGTCAATAATGCTACAGAGTTGGCCAAAGCTCAAGAGAGTCAAGCAGATTACTTAGGAGTTGGACCAGTTTACCCAACATTAACCAAGACAGATGCAACTCATCCCATTGGTGTGCAAGAATTAGGAAAAATGATGCCTCAAAACCATCTTCCAATTGTGGGGATAGGAGGTATTGGGTTATCAGTCTTACCAGAGCTTGTTCACATAGGGATTGATGGTATAGCAGTAATTTCTCTTTTAACGGGTTCAAATCATCCTGATACAGTGGCGAAAACAGTGCTAGATACATTTAAAGCCCACTAATAGGATAACTAAACGTTTTCACAGGATTTTTCAGTCCGATCTGATTATTTTCTGATATAATGTCAATAAGCTAAAATGACGTCAAAATCATTTTAGCTTATTCCTTTTTTACTGAAGAAAGTTGAGGAAACTCAAGTGAATCAAGCACACAATAGGTCGTTTAACAAAGCAACCACAGCTGGCTTTATTATTGCTCTAGGGATTGTTTATGGCGATATTGGGACGAGTCCCTTATACACGATGCAGTCTATTGTCGAAAGTCAAGGTGGACTTGAGAATATTTCCAAATCGTTTATTGTTGGTGTAATTTCCCTGATTATTTGGACGCTGACACTCATCACAACGATAAAGTATGTACTAGTAGCACTTAGAGCTGATAATAATCATGAAGGCGGAATTTTCTCATTATTTACCTTAGTTCGTAAGTATGCTAAGTGGTTGATTATTCCTGCAATGATTGGTGGGGCAACATTACTTTCCGATGGAGCATTAACGCCAGCAGTAACAGTTACCTCAGCAGTTGAAGGTTTGAGGGCAATTCCAGCTTTCCAAGATGTTTTCAAAGGACAACAAACGCCAATTATTATTATAACGCTGATTATTTTAGCTATTTTATTTTTAATTCAACGTTTTGGTACAGCGATTGTAGGGCGCGTGTTCGGCCCTGTTATGTTTGCATGGTTTAGCTTTCTTGGTGTTACTGGCTTAATCAATTTGTTTAATGATTTCTCCATTTTGCAAGCTATTAATCCGTATTGGGCAATTCACCTTCTCTTTAGTCCAGAAAATAAATCAGGAGTGTTTATTCTTGGTTCAGTTTTTCTTGCAACAACTGGTGCAGAGGCCCTGTATTCTGATTTAGGTCATGTTGGACGTGGGAATATCTATGTTAGTTGGCCATTTGTTAAAGTTTGTATTATCTTGAGTTACTGTGGTCAGGCAGCTTGGTTATTAAAAAATAGAGGGGAGTCATTAGGAGATGTGAATCCTTTCTTTGCAGTATTACCACATCATATTATGATTTTCGCAGTTATATTGGCTACATTTGCAGCAATTATTGCATCTCAAGCCTTGATCTCTGGCTCATTCACATTAGTTTCAGAAGCGATTCGTTTAAAAATATTGCCAATGCTTAAAATTTATTATCCGGGTCAAACTTTAGGGCAGTTATATATTCCAGGTGTTAATTTGGCTTTGTGGATGGCCTCTAGTTTCATTGTATTATATTTCCGTACATCAGCCCATATGGAAGCAGCTTACGGACTGGCTATTACAGTCACAATGTTAATGACTACAATATTATTGACCTTCTATCTTTCTCACCAGTTAGCAAGACGGTCGATTGCCATTTTGTTCTTTGTTTCTTTTGTTCTCATCGAAGGAATGTTCTTTATCGCTTCTGCAGTGAAGTTCTTGCATGGAGGATATGTTGTTGTTATATTTGCAGTTATGATTCTGTTTGTTATGTCTATCTGGCACAAGGCAAATGAAATTGTGTTTAAGTATATCAAATCGCTTAATATTAATGACTATAAACAGCAAATAAAGTCATTGCGGGATGATGAATCATATGATCTCTATCAAACGAATGTGGTTTATTTGACGAATCGGATGGATGGAGAGATGATTGACCGTTCAATTTTGTACTCAATCTTGGATAAACGTCCGAAACGAGCAGAGGTTTATTGGTTTGTTCATGTAAATGTAACGGATGAACCTTGGACTGCAGAGTATGAGGTAGATATGCTAGATACTGACTATATTGTCAAAGTTAATCTTTATCTTGGATTTCGACAACGTCAAGAAGTGCCACGATATTTGCGTACAATTGTGACAAATCTGATGAAATCTGGACGTTTACCCGAACAAAATCAGAAATACTCCATTACTAAAGGACGGAGAGTGGGAGATTTTCGTTTTGTAGTTATTGAAGAAAGGATGACTAATGCACGTCAAATGTCAGATTTTGACCGCTTTGTACTAAGAACAAAATCCACAATAAAGAATGTCACGGCATCGCCTGTACGCTGGTTTGGACTGCAATTTTCCGAAGTTTCTATTGAGAAAGTACCGCTGGTCTTATCGGATGTACGTAATTTGGAGATTATTGAACGTATTATTCCCCAAGTGCCAGAAAATGATTAATAGAGTTTTTGATGAAGTCTTAAATGATAAATGAAAGAACTGTGCAGATTTATGCACAGTTCTTTGAAATAAATGATGAGCTTAAGTTCAAACTGCAAAAATAAGAGGCTTTCTGATATAATATGGTTAGCTAAAGGGGATAAATAAATTCACTATTAGTTAGTTACTATTTGTAATGTAAGAAAGTTGAGGAAATTAAGAATTGAGTCATCCACGCAATAAGTCGTTTAATAAAGCGAGTGCAGCTGGCTTTATTATTGCATTAGGTATTGTCTATGGTGATATTGGGACAAGCCCTCTTTATGCCATGCAAGCAATTGTCAGAGGACAAGGGGGATTGGAAAATATATCTCAAAACTTTGTTCTGGGTGCAGTTTCACTTGTTATTTGGACATTGACGATGATTACTACGGTTAAATACGTACTTGTGGCTTTGAAAGCGGACAATCATCATGAGGGAGGGATTTTCTCACTTTTTACTCTTGTGCATCGCATGAGAAAATGGTTAGTTATTCCTGCAATGATTGGTGGTGCTACGTTGTTAGCCGATGGAGCACTGACTCCTGCTGTAACAGTTACTTCTGCGATTGAAGGATTACGAGGAGTGCCTAGTCTTACTCATATTTATTCAGACCAAACAGCGGTTATCATCACAACAATGATTATCCTTGCTTTTTTGTTCTTGATTCAGAGATTTGGGACAAGTCTTGTGGGGCGTTTGTTTGGACCAATCATGCTTTTGTGGTTTGGTTTTCTTGGTGTAAGTGGACTTCTTAACTCATTTTTGGATTTATCTATTTTAAAAGCAGTAAATCCTTATTATGCGATTCATTTGTTACTCAGCCCTGAAAATAAAGCTGGTTTCTTTATTCTTGGTTCTATTTTCTTGGTTACTACGGGGGCTGAAGCGCTGTATTCAGACTTGGGGCACGTTGGTCGTGGAAATATCTATTTCAGTTGGCCTTTTGTTAAGGTATGTATTATCTTATCTTATTGTGGACAGGGGGCTTGGCTTCTTGCGCACCGTGGCGAAAGTTATGAGCAGTTAAATCCTTTCTTTGCTATTTTGCCACAACCTTTGGTTGTTTATGCTGTTATACTAGCAACACTTGCTGCGATTATTGCTTCTCAAGCTTTGATTTCTGGTTCATTTACGTTAGTTTCAGAAGCTATTCGTTTGAAATTGTTGCCTTTACTTAAAATTTATTATCCAGGACAAACACTAGGACAACTCTATATTCCTGCAATTAATCTTGCTTTGTGGGTAACAACATCATTTTTTGTGCTGTATTTTAGAACTTCTGAACATATGGAAGCGGCTTATAGCCTTGCTATTACAATCACTATGTTGATGACTACAACTCTTTTGACTTATTTCTTAATTCAAAAAGGAATACCTAAAATTGCTGTTGCCCTTGTGGCAGTGGTTCTGTTTGTTATTGAAGGTTCGTTCTTCGCGGCTTCTTTAGTTCAATTTATTCATGGTGCATATATTGTTGTACTGATTGCTCTGCTTATCATTTTTGTGATGTTTATTTGGAGTAAATCCCATAAAATTGTTCTGAAATACATTAAATCACTGAATATCAATGATTATAAAAAGCAACTAAATACGCTACGTCATGATGAATCTTATGACCTTTATCAGACTAATGTGGTTTATTTGACAAGTCGAATGGACCATGAATGGATTGACCGTTCAATCTTATATTCAATTTTGGATAAACGTCCAAAACGAGCAGAAGTTTATTGGTTTGTTAATGTGAAGGTTACTGATGAGCCTTATACTTCTGAGTATAAAGTCGATATGTTGGGGACGGACTTTATCGTTCGGGTTAATTTGTATTTAGGTTTCCGTATGCGTCAAGAAGTACCACGCTATTTGCGGACTATTGTGACTGACTTAATGGAGTCGGGTCGCTTGCCACAGCAACATCAGCATTATAGTATTACACCAGGTCGAAAAGTCGGAGATTTCCGTTTTGTCGTGGTAGAAGAAAAATTGATGAATGCGCGGCAAATGCCTGGTTTTGAACGATTTGTACTTCAAACTAAAGCACAAATTAAAAAAATTACAGCTTCACCAGTACGTTGGTTCGGTCTTCAGTTTTCTGAGGTAACGGTGGAAACTGTGCCATTGGTTCTATCAGATGTTCGTAATCTAGAAATTCATGAACGCCTAGAGCAAACAGAGACTGAGCCGACTCAATGAGTCTATAAATAAAAAGAGCGATAAGCTCTTTTTATTTTATTTGGGAATTAGCATTTTTGTGGAACGCTTCTTTAAAAAGGTTCGTTTATACTAGTTCATCTTTAAGTTTTATTAGAAAATTATTAGATGAACTGCAGATATACTGCCTTGTGATTCGACTAGCAAGTCTACTTGCGTAGCAAGAGCTATTTCGCTTTCCGACTTTAGTCAGTTGCTACTGCGACTAGGTGCTTTGCCTTTTGCTCTTGCTGCTTTTGCAGCTAAGCAAACGGACAGCGGTTGCATAGACCGTTCGCAGAACAGCGTGCGAAGCACGTAGCACCCATAGCGAGCGTGGACAGCGAAGCAACGAAGTTGCGTAGATAGTAAAATCGACAGCGTAACGAAGTGAAGATAGAGCGAATGGACACTTGGGATATGGACAGCGGAGCGAAACAGAGATAACTTTTAAATGACACGCTTAAAAGTTGAACAGTATTAATAATTTCCTGTAAAAATGATTGTTTTTAAGGAGCAATACGTTTTCTGGCAGCTCTTTTACGCCCATTGTCAATCATTTGTTTTTTCTCTTTGATTGGATTGATGACTTGGGATTTTATACAGAGTGCGCCAGCGGTAAGAGCGATAAGCGTGAATGCTTTTCCTGCGACGAAACCTGTGATGAATGATTTATTGTGCATAATAGTTCCTCCAAATTTTGTTTAACGTGCAAGCCTTTTTCGAATCGCTTTTTTATGTCTTTCCATATTTGGAATATCTGCTGAAACTTGTGACATTTCTGGAAGATAACCTTTGTGTTTTGCGACGAGAAGAGTGGTTCCTGCGATAGTGATTTCGATGGCTTTTCCAATGAGATAGCCTTTGAGTAACTTATTCATAAAGTTCCTTTCTGTTTGTTTCTTATAATTTATATTTTGTTATATTATTATTATAAGCTAAAGATTTTAAAATGGATAATAATATGATGAAAAAATGAGATTGATGAGCTTTCAATAAAAATTAACTGGTTAAGGTTCAGATGGGCTTGGTGTGGTACGATGGAGGGAGTTGGTAAAAAACAATAAATTCATAAAAAAGAAAGAAGGTAGAAACTGCGATGACAATTACTGGTGTAAAGATTGACAAAAAGTTTATGAAGGACTTATTTATTCTGATCATGGGTGTGGGACTTTATGTTTTATCTGTTCAGATGTTCGTTATTCCCAATTTTTTGGCGAGTAATGGTGTAGCTGGAGTCTCTGTATTGATGGACTTTGTTTTTGGTGTCAATCCTGCCTTAACTTTTTTTCTTGTTAATATTCCGCTTTTTCTTTTTGGATGGCGTTTACTTGCACCGCGGGTGTTGTTATTAAGTATTCCTGGGGCTTTGTCAATGAGTTTGTGGTTGCTTTTATATGAGGCTTTAGGTGTTTCTGGAATTGAGTTTTCGCATATTATTTTTGCTGGAATAAGTGATGGAATTCTCTCGGGGATTGGTGCAGGATTAGTTATTATTTCTGAAGGGACATTTGGCGGTTCAATTTTGCTGAGTCGAATTTTGGAAGAACAATGGAATTTTAAGATTGATAAGGTGTTGTTTATGGTGGATGTTGTTGTACTGGGACTATCACTTTTGACTTATCTTGCGCTTCCTAATTTTGCGGTGACTTTATTATCTTGCTATATATTTAGCAAGGTGACCTTAATTGTAGGGCGTCCTGAATATCGTAAAGGATTGGTTTTAAAGGGTAAAAAAGTTTACAAAAAAGTTTTTGCGGCTTGAAGGTTAATGGAAAAAGAATAAGGTAGTGTTGTATAGTGGAGATAGTGTTACTTTATCCTCTGACTAAGAGGCGGAAACTGATTTTGATAAAAAATGTAAAGTGATTGAACATGGTTCAATTGCTTTTTTGATAGGATGTTTGAATTTATTGTCGAAATCTGAAATAATAAAGTCTAGTGATTGTAAAAGTTGACGAATTGACAAAAAATTAGTTTGCTTCATCCTAATATTTTAATGTGTTGAGTGGTAAATAGGATTAGATATAAAAGTGAGAATTTAATAATAGAGTGATGAAAAATAAAGTTTTAGTTATTGTAGGACCTACGGCGGTAGGAAAAACGTTGCTGGGGATTCAACTTGCGAAAAAGATGAATGGTGAGATTATTTCTGGAGATTCGCAACAAGTTTATCGAGGACTAGATATTGGCACTGCAAAAGCAACACGTGATGAACAGCGGTTAGCGAGACATCATTTGATTGATATTCGTGATTTAACAGAAAATTTTTCTGCTCATGATTTTGTTGTTGCGGCCAATCAGAAGATTGCACAGCTCTTGAAAGAGGAGAAAGTTCCTATCATTGTTGGCGGAACGGGACTTTATATTCAAGCACTGGTAGAGGGCTATCATCTTGGAGGACAAGAAAATCATGAAGCAATGATGGAACTTCGTGAGCATTTGTCAGTACTGACAGACGAAGAATTGTTTGCCAAAATTAAGAAAAATGGGTTGCGAATTCCTGAAATGAATCGTAGGCGTGCAATTCGTGCGTTAGAATTGGAAAAATTTGGTGCAAGTAAAGAAAAAAATGTAGCACCAGTTTATGATTTTTGCTTGATTGGTTTAAATGCAGATCGGAGTGTGCTTTATCAACGGATAAATCAACGTGTGGATTGCATGATAAATGCGGGTGTGCTTAATGAGGCACGTCATTTATTTGAGGATTATCCAGAAGTTCAGGCTGCAAAAGGGATTGGTTATAAAGAATTTTTCCCTTATTTTGCTGGAGAAATGGGTTTAGAAGAGGCAGTCGAGCT from the Lactococcus allomyrinae genome contains:
- the miaA gene encoding tRNA (adenosine(37)-N6)-dimethylallyltransferase MiaA, with the translated sequence MMKNKVLVIVGPTAVGKTLLGIQLAKKMNGEIISGDSQQVYRGLDIGTAKATRDEQRLARHHLIDIRDLTENFSAHDFVVAANQKIAQLLKEEKVPIIVGGTGLYIQALVEGYHLGGQENHEAMMELREHLSVLTDEELFAKIKKNGLRIPEMNRRRAIRALELEKFGASKEKNVAPVYDFCLIGLNADRSVLYQRINQRVDCMINAGVLNEARHLFEDYPEVQAAKGIGYKEFFPYFAGEMGLEEAVELVKRNSRRYAKRQLTWFKNRMAIEFFDVFEENYPENVFEKVADFLN